One window of the Passer domesticus isolate bPasDom1 chromosome 14, bPasDom1.hap1, whole genome shotgun sequence genome contains the following:
- the TSPAN3 gene encoding tetraspanin-3, translated as MGQCGITSSKTVLVFLNLIFWAAAGILCYVGAYVFITYDDYDHFFEDVYTLIPAVIIIAVGTLLFIIGLIGCCATIRESRCGLATFVIILLLVFITEVVVVVLGYIYRAKVEDEVDHSIQKVYNRYNGTNPDAASRAIDYVQRQLCCCGIHNYSDWENTIWFKQTKNNSVPLSCCKAALSNCTGSLTRPMDLYSEGCEALVVKKLQEIMMYVIWAALAFAAIQLLGMLCACIVLCRRSRDPAYELLIAGGTYA; from the exons gcagcagcaggcatcCTGTGCTACGTGGGAGCCTATGTGTTCATCACATATGATGACTATGACCACTTCTTTGAAGATGTGTACACACTAATTCCAGCTGTTATCATCATAGCTGTGGGAACGCTGCTTTTCATTATCGGACTGATCGGGTGCTGCGCCACCATTCGAGAGAGTCGCTGTGGCCTGGCTACG TTTGTGATCATCTTGCTCTTGGTTTTTATCACTGAAGTTGTGGTCGTGGTTCTTGGATACATTTACAGAGCAAAG GTGGAGGATGAAGTTGACCACAGCATTCAGAAAGTGTACAACCGATACAACGGGACCAATCCCGATGCAGCCAGTCGTGCTATTGACTATGTACAGAGGCAG ctgtgctgctgtgggatccATAACTATTCAGACTGGGAGAATACTATCTGGTTCAAACAAACTAAAAACAACAGTGTGCCCCTCAGCTGTTGCAAAGCAGCCCTCAGCAATTGCACTGGCAGTTTGACCCGCCCCATGGACCTTTATTCAGAG GGGTGTGAGGCTCTGGTTGTAAAGAAGCTTCAGGAGATCATGATGTATGTCATCTGGGCAGCACTAGCATTTGCTGCTATTCAG CTTCTGGGCATGTTGTGTGCCTGTATAGTCCTGTGTAGGAGGAGTCGGGATCCTGCCTACGAGCTGCTCATTGCTGGTGGAACCTATGCCTAG